One Caulobacter segnis genomic window carries:
- the xdhC gene encoding xanthine dehydrogenase accessory protein XdhC: MRNWARAALARLDAHDEAALVTVLATEGSAPREAGTKMVVWREGQSGTIGGGNLEHRAADQARRMLDGGQAHFAIQDYPLGPLLAQCCGGRVRLFLERLNDNSRDWLTEAAKRMDAAQPFEVRTRFDPGLLTKSVAPILSTEAEGPVVSFGEAPATARGARPELGDVMVERADAPRPPLLLFGAGHVGQAIARAFQPLPFRLSWFDSRPETAEIPGVTVLAPAELAAKAMGASADAYGLVLTHDHALDYALVSAGLAGGGFSYFGVIGSKTKRARFMSRLRDDGFSEAVLTRLTCPIGLPHLKSKAPEVIAVSVAADLLMRQEATRVRNDESHSASL; the protein is encoded by the coding sequence ATGCGTAACTGGGCTCGCGCCGCCCTGGCCCGTCTCGACGCCCACGACGAGGCCGCCCTGGTCACGGTGCTGGCCACCGAGGGCTCGGCTCCGCGCGAGGCCGGGACCAAGATGGTCGTCTGGCGCGAGGGCCAGTCCGGCACCATCGGCGGCGGCAATCTGGAGCACCGCGCCGCCGACCAGGCGCGCCGGATGCTGGACGGCGGCCAGGCCCACTTCGCGATCCAGGACTATCCGCTGGGCCCACTGCTGGCCCAGTGCTGCGGTGGCCGCGTGCGCCTGTTCCTGGAGCGCCTGAACGACAACAGCCGCGACTGGCTGACCGAAGCCGCCAAGCGCATGGACGCGGCCCAGCCGTTCGAGGTGCGCACCCGTTTCGATCCGGGCCTGCTGACCAAGTCCGTTGCGCCGATCCTGTCCACCGAGGCCGAAGGGCCGGTCGTCTCGTTCGGTGAGGCGCCCGCCACCGCGCGCGGAGCTCGGCCCGAGCTGGGCGATGTGATGGTCGAGCGCGCCGACGCGCCGCGTCCGCCGCTGCTGCTGTTCGGCGCCGGCCATGTCGGCCAGGCGATCGCCCGGGCCTTCCAACCGCTGCCGTTTCGCCTCTCCTGGTTCGACAGCCGTCCCGAGACGGCCGAGATCCCCGGCGTCACCGTCCTGGCGCCCGCCGAGCTGGCCGCCAAGGCGATGGGCGCCAGCGCCGACGCCTACGGCCTGGTGCTGACCCACGACCACGCCCTGGACTACGCCCTGGTCTCGGCCGGCCTGGCCGGCGGTGGGTTCAGCTACTTTGGGGTGATCGGTTCGAAGACCAAGCGCGCCCGGTTCATGAGCCGGTTGCGCGACGATGGCTTCTCGGAGGCCGTGCTGACCCGTCTGACCTGTCCCATCGGCCTGCCGCATCTGAAGAGCAAGGCGCCGGAGGTGATCGCGGTTTCGGTGGCGGCCGACCTCCTGATGCGCCAGGAAGCGACGCGAGTCCGCAACGACGAGAGCCACAGTGCAAGCTTATAG
- the guaD gene encoding guanine deaminase: MQAYRASILHLLDDPTKNAEGAVAFHQDGLLLVEDGCVVGCGDYADLAPRLDGVEPEDLTGYLITPGFIDTHIHFPQVDVIAAHGKQLLDWLEQHTFPAEAAFADPGHAAETAAFFLDELLRNGTTTALVFGSVHKVSVDALFAEAFERNMRLIAGKSLMDRNAPDGLTDTVESSRADMEALIADWHGKGRLGYAVTPRFAISCSDAQLAMAGELLEKHPGVWMQTHLSENLHEIKETAKLFPDARDYLDVYDRFGLLRQRSVFAHCVHLKGEAFQRMAAKGGAVAFCPTSNLFLGSGLFPLEEACSHGVKVGIGTDVGAGTTFSILHTLGEAYKVGQLRGDALDPFHALYLATLGGARALDLDDKIGNLAPGKEADFVVLDLAATPLLARRLAETRSLENKLFALTVLGDDRVVARTYLAGVERWRKH; encoded by the coding sequence GTGCAAGCTTATAGGGCGTCGATCCTCCACCTTCTGGATGATCCGACCAAGAACGCGGAGGGCGCGGTCGCCTTCCACCAGGACGGCCTGCTGCTGGTCGAGGACGGCTGTGTGGTCGGCTGCGGCGACTACGCGGACCTCGCGCCGCGCCTGGACGGCGTCGAGCCTGAAGACCTGACCGGATATCTGATCACGCCCGGCTTTATCGACACCCACATCCACTTCCCGCAGGTCGACGTCATCGCCGCCCACGGCAAGCAGTTGCTGGACTGGCTGGAGCAGCACACCTTCCCGGCCGAGGCGGCCTTCGCCGATCCCGGGCATGCGGCCGAGACGGCGGCGTTCTTCCTCGACGAGCTGCTGCGCAACGGCACGACGACGGCCCTGGTGTTCGGCTCGGTGCACAAGGTCTCGGTCGACGCCCTGTTCGCCGAGGCCTTCGAACGGAACATGCGGCTGATCGCCGGCAAATCGCTGATGGACCGCAACGCGCCGGACGGGCTGACGGACACGGTGGAAAGCAGCCGCGCCGACATGGAAGCCCTGATCGCCGACTGGCACGGCAAGGGACGGCTGGGCTACGCCGTCACGCCGCGCTTCGCGATCAGCTGCAGCGACGCGCAACTGGCCATGGCCGGCGAGCTGCTGGAGAAGCATCCGGGCGTCTGGATGCAGACCCACCTCTCGGAGAACCTTCACGAGATCAAGGAAACGGCCAAGCTGTTCCCGGACGCCAGGGACTATCTGGACGTCTATGACCGCTTCGGCCTGTTGCGTCAGCGCTCGGTCTTCGCCCACTGCGTCCACCTGAAGGGCGAGGCCTTCCAGAGAATGGCGGCCAAGGGCGGGGCGGTGGCGTTCTGCCCGACGTCGAACCTCTTTTTGGGCTCGGGTCTGTTCCCGCTGGAGGAGGCTTGCTCGCACGGCGTGAAGGTGGGCATCGGCACCGACGTCGGGGCTGGCACGACCTTCTCGATCCTCCACACCCTGGGCGAGGCCTACAAGGTCGGCCAGCTGCGCGGCGACGCGCTGGACCCGTTCCACGCGCTGTACCTGGCCACCCTGGGTGGGGCGCGGGCGCTGGATCTGGACGACAAGATCGGCAACCTGGCGCCCGGCAAGGAAGCCGACTTCGTGGTCCTGGACCTGGCCGCGACGCCACTGCTGGCGCGCCGCCTGGCCGAGACGCGGAGCCTGGAGAACAAGCTCTTCGCGCTGACGGTGCTGGGCGATGACCGGGTGGTGGCCCGGACGTATCTGGCGGGCGTGGAGCGGTGGCGGAAACACTAA
- a CDS encoding NADP-dependent malic enzyme, with protein sequence MDEDFRKAALDYHRLPRPGKLAIEATKRMATQRDLGLAYSPGVAAPCEAIAADPDTARDYTARGNLVAVISNGTAVLGLGNIGPLASKPVMEGKAVLFKKFAGIDVFDIEVDAEDPDRFIEVVAALEPTFGGINLEDIKAPECFIIERTLRERMNIPVFHDDQHGTAIVCAAAVRNALLVQGKQLKDVKLVTSGAGAAALACVDLLVSMGLPVENVTLTDIKGVVYAGRDDDMLDNMARYARQTDARTLSEVIAGADIFLGLSAPRVFKAEWLPMLAPNPLILAMANPEPEILPELVQAARPDAIMATGRSDYANQVNNVLCFPFIFRGALDVGASEINEAMKVAAVEAIAELARAEASEVVASAYGGVAPMFGAQYIIPKPFDPRLILQIAPAVAKAAMDSGVATRPIADFDAYRQELELFVYRSGQLMRPVFERARKAPVKVAYAEAEDERVLRAVQTVVDEGLAHPVLVGRRAVIKAKIEELGLRLDIGKVEIVDPQADKALFAPLVADYQRLVGRRGVPPTAAERRVEGRRTVAASMLLASGYVEAALVGGSGDWWQHMTYVLPIIPRRENVSRVYAMSSLILDNGTLFFCDTHVNVDPTAEQIAECTQLAAEAVRRFGLTPKAALLSHSSFGASNSPTARKMREALAILREQAPDLEVDGEMHADAALSQHLRERMVADSPLKGSANLLVMPTLDAANIGLTLLSAATESLLVGPLLLGMSKPVHALVPSVTARGIVNLTALAVNQAASERARAES encoded by the coding sequence ATGGACGAGGATTTCCGCAAGGCGGCGCTGGACTACCACCGTCTCCCGCGGCCCGGGAAACTGGCGATCGAAGCCACCAAGCGGATGGCCACCCAGCGCGACCTCGGCCTGGCTTACTCTCCCGGCGTCGCCGCGCCCTGTGAAGCCATCGCCGCCGATCCCGACACCGCCCGCGACTACACCGCGCGCGGCAATCTGGTGGCCGTGATCTCGAACGGGACCGCCGTCCTGGGCCTGGGCAATATCGGTCCGCTGGCCAGCAAGCCGGTGATGGAGGGCAAGGCCGTCCTCTTCAAGAAGTTCGCCGGCATCGACGTGTTCGACATCGAGGTCGACGCCGAGGATCCCGATCGCTTCATCGAGGTGGTCGCGGCCCTGGAACCCACCTTCGGCGGCATCAATCTCGAGGACATCAAGGCCCCCGAGTGCTTCATCATCGAGCGCACCCTGCGCGAACGGATGAACATCCCGGTCTTCCACGACGACCAGCACGGCACCGCCATCGTCTGCGCCGCCGCCGTCCGCAATGCCCTGCTCGTCCAAGGCAAACAGCTGAAGGACGTCAAGCTGGTCACCTCGGGCGCCGGCGCGGCCGCCCTGGCCTGCGTCGACCTGCTGGTCTCGATGGGCCTGCCCGTCGAGAACGTCACCCTGACCGACATCAAGGGCGTCGTGTACGCCGGTCGCGACGACGACATGCTCGACAACATGGCCCGCTACGCGCGCCAGACCGACGCCCGCACCCTGTCCGAGGTGATCGCCGGCGCCGACATCTTCCTGGGCCTTTCTGCCCCGCGCGTGTTCAAGGCCGAGTGGCTGCCGATGCTGGCGCCCAATCCGCTGATCCTGGCCATGGCCAATCCCGAGCCGGAGATCCTGCCCGAACTGGTCCAGGCCGCCCGGCCCGACGCCATCATGGCCACCGGCCGCAGCGACTACGCCAACCAGGTCAACAACGTCCTCTGCTTCCCTTTCATCTTCCGCGGCGCGCTGGACGTCGGCGCGTCCGAGATCAACGAGGCGATGAAGGTCGCGGCCGTCGAGGCCATCGCCGAACTGGCCCGCGCCGAGGCCTCGGAAGTCGTCGCTTCGGCCTATGGCGGCGTCGCGCCGATGTTCGGCGCGCAGTACATCATCCCCAAGCCGTTCGACCCGCGCCTGATCCTGCAGATCGCCCCGGCCGTGGCCAAGGCGGCCATGGACAGCGGCGTGGCCACCCGCCCGATCGCCGACTTCGACGCCTATCGCCAGGAACTGGAGCTCTTCGTCTATCGTTCGGGCCAACTGATGCGCCCGGTGTTCGAACGGGCCCGCAAGGCGCCGGTCAAGGTCGCCTATGCCGAGGCCGAGGACGAGCGCGTGCTGCGCGCCGTGCAGACCGTGGTCGACGAGGGTCTGGCCCATCCGGTGCTGGTCGGCCGCCGCGCGGTGATCAAGGCCAAGATCGAGGAGTTGGGCCTGCGCCTGGACATCGGCAAGGTCGAGATCGTCGATCCCCAGGCCGACAAGGCGTTGTTCGCGCCGCTTGTGGCCGACTATCAGCGCCTGGTCGGCCGGCGCGGCGTGCCGCCGACGGCCGCCGAGCGTCGCGTCGAGGGGCGCCGCACGGTAGCCGCCTCGATGCTGCTGGCCTCGGGTTATGTCGAGGCCGCCCTGGTCGGCGGCAGCGGCGATTGGTGGCAGCACATGACCTATGTCCTGCCGATCATTCCGCGTCGCGAGAACGTCAGCCGCGTCTATGCCATGTCGTCGCTGATCCTGGACAACGGCACGCTGTTCTTCTGCGACACCCACGTGAACGTGGACCCGACCGCCGAGCAGATCGCCGAATGCACCCAGCTGGCCGCCGAGGCCGTCCGGCGCTTTGGCCTGACGCCCAAGGCCGCCCTGCTCTCGCACTCCTCGTTCGGGGCCAGCAACTCGCCAACCGCCCGCAAGATGCGCGAGGCCCTGGCCATCCTGCGCGAGCAGGCGCCGGATCTCGAGGTCGACGGCGAGATGCACGCCGACGCCGCCCTCAGCCAGCACCTGCGCGAGCGCATGGTCGCCGACAGCCCGCTGAAGGGCTCGGCCAACCTCTTGGTCATGCCGACCCTGGACGCGGCCAATATCGGCCTGACCCTGCTCAGCGCCGCCACCGAGAGCCTGCTGGTCGGTCCGCTGCTGCTGGGCATGAGCAAGCCCGTGCACGCCCTGGTGCCCAGCGTCACGGCGCGCGGCATCGTCAACCTGACGGCGCTCGCGGTGAACCAGGCCGCCTCGGAGCGCGCCCGCGCCGAGAGCTGA
- a CDS encoding nucleoside hydrolase, with the protein MNAQTSTPTKIIFDTDPGIDDAMALLFIEASPALDLIAVTTIFGNSDIDTTTRNALYLKRRFGLTAPIYKGTGKPLTRPRNPSPTFVHGENGLGDVELTGHVPDQPEAKPAHQAIIDLARQYPGEVVLCAVGPLTNLALALKADPEVATLLKSVVIMGGAFGVAGKPGNVTPVAEANIWNDPEAADQVFTAPWNLTAVSLDVTTQVVMSPAYMEALAAGGSDAGGFLNEISKPYAAFYGGRDGIVGCCVHDAAAVAFVIDPTLFTVRRGSVRVVTEGVALGQTCQKAEGELFGPSAWDDQPIQAATVAVDGDRLLKLYAETMKAAHG; encoded by the coding sequence ATGAACGCCCAGACTTCGACCCCGACCAAGATCATCTTCGACACCGATCCCGGCATCGACGACGCGATGGCCCTGCTGTTCATCGAGGCGAGCCCCGCCCTCGACCTGATCGCGGTGACGACCATCTTCGGCAATTCCGACATCGACACCACGACGCGCAACGCCCTGTACCTGAAGCGCCGCTTTGGCCTGACGGCGCCGATCTACAAGGGGACCGGCAAGCCGCTGACCCGGCCGCGCAATCCCTCGCCAACCTTCGTGCACGGCGAGAACGGTCTGGGCGACGTCGAGCTGACCGGCCACGTCCCGGACCAGCCGGAAGCCAAGCCCGCCCACCAGGCGATCATCGATCTGGCCCGCCAGTATCCGGGCGAGGTGGTGCTATGCGCCGTCGGCCCGCTGACCAACCTGGCCTTGGCGCTGAAGGCGGATCCGGAAGTCGCCACCTTGCTGAAGTCCGTGGTCATCATGGGCGGCGCGTTCGGCGTGGCCGGCAAGCCGGGCAACGTCACGCCCGTCGCCGAGGCCAACATCTGGAACGATCCGGAGGCCGCCGACCAGGTCTTCACCGCGCCCTGGAACCTGACCGCCGTCAGCCTGGACGTGACCACCCAGGTGGTGATGTCCCCGGCCTACATGGAAGCCCTGGCGGCCGGCGGCAGCGACGCCGGCGGGTTCCTCAACGAAATCTCCAAGCCCTACGCCGCCTTCTACGGCGGCCGCGACGGCATCGTCGGCTGCTGCGTCCACGACGCCGCTGCAGTGGCCTTCGTGATCGATCCGACGCTGTTCACCGTGCGTCGCGGTTCGGTGCGCGTGGTGACCGAGGGTGTGGCGCTGGGCCAGACCTGCCAGAAGGCCGAGGGCGAACTGTTCGGGCCGTCAGCCTGGGATGACCAGCCGATCCAGGCGGCGACCGTGGCGGTGGATGGCGATCGCCTGCTCAAGCTTTACGCGGAGACGATGAAGGCGGCGCACGGGTAG
- the uraH gene encoding hydroxyisourate hydrolase, translated as MGGLTTHILDQAAGKPAAGVVVRVSRREGSDVTPMAEFRTDADGRARLVAGEDLAVGAYRLEFAIGEHFKASGLSVTEPPFLDVVVIDFAVSNVEQHWHVPLLVSPYGYSTYRGS; from the coding sequence ATGGGCGGACTGACGACACATATCCTCGACCAGGCGGCTGGAAAGCCCGCGGCTGGCGTCGTGGTGCGGGTGTCGCGGCGCGAGGGCTCCGACGTCACGCCGATGGCGGAATTCCGCACGGACGCCGATGGGCGTGCGCGGCTTGTCGCCGGCGAGGACCTGGCGGTCGGCGCCTATCGCCTGGAGTTCGCGATCGGCGAGCACTTCAAGGCGTCCGGCCTGTCGGTCACCGAGCCGCCGTTCCTGGACGTGGTGGTCATCGACTTCGCCGTCTCGAATGTCGAGCAGCACTGGCACGTGCCGCTGCTGGTCTCGCCGTATGGCTATTCGACCTACCGGGGCAGCTGA
- the xdhB gene encoding xanthine dehydrogenase molybdopterin binding subunit — translation MADSAATSPVIEAAPFQGVHAALPHDSASRHVAGSAVYIDDMPEPAGLLHLAFGMSAKAHAKITKMDLSAVRTSPGVVLVLSAEDIPGENDVSPVIHDDRLFAAGEVYCVGQSLFVVAATSIAAARAAAAKAVVEYEDLPAAIDIAAARAMDLTIEASQRMARGDAQAALAASPRRVQGKFAIGGQDHFYLEGQIALATPREDGDVHVWSSTQHPTEVQHLIARVLGKPDHCVTVEVRRMGGGFGGKETQASLFAAAAALVAVKTGRPAKARPDRDEDMVMTGKRHDFEAAYDVGFDDKGRLTGLSLELASRCGATTDLSMAINDRAMFHADNTYFLPAVEILSHRFKTHTVSNTAFRGFGGPQGMLAIERVMDAVAAELGIDPLEVRRRNLYGGEGRDLTPYGQVVEDNVAPQLIDELAASCAYETRRREIEAFNRTSPVLKKGIALTPVKFGISFTTTFLNQAGALIHLYADGSIMLNHGGTEMGQGLHVKVAQVVAQAFQVDMARIKVTSTVTDKVPNTSATAASSGADLNGMAALNAAETIKGRLVEFAAGKWDVEPNDVAFTPAGVRVGAETFEFGWFIRQAYLARISLSATGFYATPKIHYDRATHTGRPFYYFAYGAACSEVLIDTLTGEMKVTRADILHDVGKSLNPAIDLGQIEGGFVQGMGWLTTEELVYDAQGRLRTHAPSTYKIPTCGDRPAHLDVRLWKAGRNVEATVHRSKAVGEPPLMLAISVYSAINHAVASVGDYKLLPKLDAPATPEAILMACEDVRARARHA, via the coding sequence ATGGCTGACTCCGCGGCCACTAGCCCCGTGATCGAGGCCGCGCCGTTTCAGGGCGTGCACGCGGCCCTGCCGCATGACAGCGCTTCGCGCCACGTGGCGGGCTCGGCGGTCTATATCGATGACATGCCCGAGCCGGCCGGCCTGCTGCACCTGGCCTTCGGCATGAGCGCGAAAGCTCATGCGAAGATCACGAAAATGGATCTGTCGGCCGTGCGAACCTCGCCCGGCGTGGTGCTGGTCCTGTCGGCCGAAGACATTCCCGGCGAGAACGACGTCAGCCCGGTCATCCACGACGACAGGCTGTTCGCCGCCGGCGAGGTCTATTGCGTCGGCCAGAGCCTGTTCGTCGTGGCCGCCACCTCGATCGCCGCCGCGCGCGCCGCCGCCGCCAAGGCCGTGGTCGAATACGAGGACCTGCCGGCCGCCATAGACATCGCCGCCGCCCGCGCGATGGACCTGACCATCGAGGCCAGCCAGCGCATGGCGCGCGGCGACGCCCAGGCCGCGCTGGCGGCTTCGCCACGTCGCGTCCAGGGAAAGTTCGCGATCGGCGGCCAGGACCACTTCTATCTGGAAGGCCAGATCGCCCTGGCGACCCCGCGCGAGGACGGCGACGTCCACGTCTGGTCGTCGACCCAGCATCCCACCGAGGTGCAGCACCTGATCGCCCGCGTGCTGGGCAAGCCCGACCACTGCGTCACCGTCGAGGTGCGCCGCATGGGCGGCGGCTTCGGCGGTAAGGAGACGCAGGCCTCGCTGTTCGCCGCCGCCGCCGCCCTGGTGGCCGTGAAGACGGGCCGGCCGGCCAAGGCCCGTCCAGATCGCGACGAGGACATGGTCATGACCGGCAAGCGGCATGACTTCGAGGCCGCCTACGACGTCGGTTTCGATGACAAGGGACGGCTGACGGGGCTGTCGCTGGAGCTGGCCTCGCGCTGCGGGGCGACGACCGACCTGTCGATGGCCATTAACGACCGGGCGATGTTCCACGCCGACAACACCTATTTCCTGCCGGCGGTCGAGATCCTGTCGCATCGCTTCAAGACCCACACCGTGTCGAACACCGCCTTCCGGGGTTTTGGCGGGCCGCAGGGCATGCTGGCCATCGAACGCGTCATGGACGCCGTGGCGGCCGAGCTCGGCATCGACCCGCTGGAGGTGCGTCGCCGCAACCTCTATGGCGGCGAGGGCCGCGACCTGACGCCCTACGGCCAGGTGGTGGAAGACAATGTCGCGCCGCAGCTGATCGACGAACTGGCCGCCTCGTGCGCCTACGAGACCCGCCGGCGCGAGATCGAGGCGTTCAACAGGACCAGCCCCGTGCTGAAGAAGGGCATCGCCCTGACGCCGGTGAAGTTCGGCATCTCGTTCACGACCACCTTCCTGAACCAGGCCGGCGCCCTGATCCATCTCTATGCCGACGGCTCGATCATGCTGAACCACGGCGGCACCGAGATGGGGCAGGGGCTGCATGTGAAGGTCGCCCAGGTGGTGGCCCAGGCCTTCCAGGTCGACATGGCGCGGATCAAGGTGACCTCGACCGTCACCGACAAGGTGCCCAACACGTCGGCCACCGCCGCCTCTTCGGGCGCGGACCTGAACGGCATGGCGGCCCTGAACGCGGCCGAGACCATCAAGGGCCGCCTCGTCGAGTTCGCCGCCGGCAAGTGGGACGTCGAGCCGAACGACGTCGCCTTCACGCCAGCCGGTGTCCGCGTCGGGGCCGAAACCTTCGAGTTCGGCTGGTTCATCCGTCAGGCCTATCTGGCGCGAATCTCGCTGTCGGCGACCGGCTTCTACGCCACGCCCAAGATCCACTACGACCGCGCCACCCACACGGGCCGGCCGTTCTACTACTTCGCCTATGGCGCGGCCTGCAGCGAGGTGCTGATCGACACCCTGACCGGCGAGATGAAGGTCACCCGCGCCGACATCCTGCACGACGTCGGCAAGTCGCTGAACCCGGCCATCGACCTGGGTCAGATCGAGGGCGGCTTCGTTCAGGGCATGGGCTGGCTGACGACCGAGGAACTGGTCTACGACGCCCAAGGCCGCCTGCGGACCCATGCGCCCTCGACTTACAAGATCCCGACCTGCGGCGATCGGCCGGCGCATCTGGATGTCCGTCTGTGGAAGGCCGGCCGGAATGTCGAGGCCACGGTCCACCGGTCCAAGGCCGTGGGCGAGCCGCCGCTGATGCTGGCGATCTCGGTCTACAGCGCGATCAACCACGCCGTGGCCAGCGTCGGCGATTACAAGCTCCTGCCGAAGCTCGACGCGCCGGCGACGCCGGAGGCGATCCTGATGGCGTGCGAGGACGTGCGAGCGAGGGCGCGCCATGCGTAA
- a CDS encoding cold-shock protein, which translates to MKWFNTTKGFGFIQPDNGGGDVFVHISAVERAGLRGLNEGQQVGYELEQDRRSGKTSAGNLRIL; encoded by the coding sequence GTGAAGTGGTTCAACACCACCAAGGGCTTCGGTTTCATCCAGCCCGACAACGGCGGCGGCGATGTGTTCGTGCACATCTCGGCCGTGGAACGCGCCGGTCTGCGCGGCCTGAACGAAGGCCAGCAAGTCGGTTACGAGCTTGAACAGGACCGTCGCTCGGGCAAGACCTCGGCCGGCAACCTGCGCATCCTCTAA
- a CDS encoding RrF2 family transcriptional regulator → MLSQKARYALRAMIELAREDGQVTAGELAERADAPRKFLEAILLSLSREGLVVSRRGKFGGYVLGRPAEEISFAEIIRLVDGPLALTPCVSRTAFRRCEDCRDLATCALREALLRARDATAAVLEGYSVADAAQGAGAELIEG, encoded by the coding sequence ATGTTGTCCCAGAAGGCGCGCTACGCCCTGCGCGCGATGATCGAGCTGGCCCGCGAAGACGGGCAGGTGACGGCCGGCGAACTGGCCGAACGCGCCGACGCTCCGCGCAAGTTCCTGGAAGCCATCCTGCTGTCGCTGTCGCGCGAAGGCCTCGTGGTCAGCCGGCGCGGCAAGTTCGGCGGCTACGTCCTGGGCCGTCCGGCCGAGGAGATCAGCTTCGCCGAGATCATCCGCCTGGTCGACGGCCCCCTGGCCCTGACCCCCTGCGTCAGCCGCACGGCCTTCCGCCGATGCGAGGACTGCCGCGACCTGGCGACCTGCGCCCTACGCGAGGCGCTGCTGCGCGCGCGCGACGCGACCGCCGCGGTGCTGGAAGGCTACAGCGTCGCCGACGCCGCCCAGGGCGCCGGCGCCGAGCTCATAGAAGGCTGA
- the hpxZ gene encoding oxalurate catabolism protein HpxZ — protein sequence MIINDPAVLAEVTALVDAYEAALMTNDVASLDGAFWNSAHTVRLGVAENLWSFDEIAAFRVGRAGGSPPRTRLRTEITTFGADFAVANVAFRRDDTGKIGRQSQTWIRTADGWKVASAHVSLMQSGGDQRLASNEEKR from the coding sequence ATGATCATCAATGATCCCGCCGTGCTGGCCGAGGTCACCGCCCTTGTCGACGCCTACGAGGCGGCGCTGATGACCAACGACGTCGCGTCCCTGGACGGCGCGTTCTGGAACTCAGCCCACACGGTGCGCCTGGGCGTGGCCGAGAACCTGTGGAGCTTCGACGAGATCGCCGCCTTTCGCGTCGGCCGGGCCGGCGGCTCGCCGCCGCGCACGCGGCTGCGCACCGAGATCACCACCTTCGGCGCGGACTTCGCCGTCGCCAATGTCGCGTTCCGCCGCGACGACACCGGCAAGATCGGCCGCCAGAGCCAGACCTGGATCCGCACCGCCGACGGCTGGAAGGTCGCCTCGGCCCACGTGTCCCTGATGCAGTCGGGCGGGGACCAGCGCCTCGCCTCGAACGAAGAAAAGCGCTAG
- the xdhA gene encoding xanthine dehydrogenase small subunit has translation MGETIRFLLDGEVQEVRGANPTTTLLEHLRGPMRRTGTKEGCAEGDCGSCTVLVGEGAKTKEGGDAVAWRAVNACIQFLPMLHGKALLTVESLAKAGALHPVQQAMVDKHGSQCGFCTPGIVMSLYSRAIAAKGASAPVGEVLAGNLCRCTGYGPIIEVAKGVEAEAAPTVDLSRVRDETMLALSFDDEVHGVTRTWLSPRTMDELARAYLAHPDATIVAGATDVGLWVTKLRKPLPTLISVSEVAELKALDETAEGLRIGAGVRYVDAIEAMAKLYPDLGAMMRRLGSTQVRNSGTIGGNIANGSPIGDMPPALIAAGATLVLRRGDQRREMALEDFFLDYGKQDRRPGEFVEAVFAPKLPDGRIFKVFKLSKRFDQDISAVCGAFSLAVEGGVVTDARIAFGGMAGTPKRAKACEAALVGRPWTEATVEAAMIALDSDYKPMSDMRASSAYRSLTARNMLRKVFLESQDPSAETRVMPESAHG, from the coding sequence ATGGGCGAGACGATCCGCTTCCTGCTCGATGGCGAGGTCCAGGAGGTCCGGGGCGCGAACCCGACGACCACCCTGCTGGAGCACCTGCGTGGCCCGATGCGCCGCACGGGGACCAAGGAGGGCTGCGCCGAGGGCGATTGCGGTTCGTGCACCGTGCTGGTGGGCGAGGGTGCCAAAACTAAAGAGGGGGGCGACGCGGTGGCTTGGCGGGCGGTCAACGCCTGCATCCAGTTCCTGCCGATGCTGCACGGCAAGGCGCTGCTGACGGTCGAGAGCCTGGCGAAGGCGGGCGCGCTGCATCCCGTCCAGCAGGCCATGGTCGACAAGCACGGCTCGCAGTGCGGCTTCTGCACGCCGGGCATCGTCATGTCGCTGTACAGCCGCGCGATCGCCGCCAAGGGCGCGAGCGCGCCGGTCGGCGAGGTGCTGGCCGGGAATCTGTGCCGTTGTACCGGCTATGGCCCGATCATTGAGGTGGCCAAGGGCGTCGAGGCCGAGGCCGCGCCGACGGTCGACCTGTCACGCGTGCGCGACGAGACGATGCTGGCGCTGAGCTTCGACGACGAAGTCCATGGCGTCACCCGCACCTGGCTGTCGCCACGCACGATGGACGAGCTGGCGCGGGCCTATCTGGCGCATCCGGATGCGACGATCGTGGCCGGGGCGACCGATGTCGGGTTGTGGGTCACCAAGCTGCGCAAGCCGCTGCCGACTCTGATCAGCGTGTCCGAGGTCGCCGAGCTGAAGGCGCTGGACGAGACCGCCGAAGGCCTGCGCATCGGCGCGGGCGTCCGTTATGTCGACGCCATCGAGGCGATGGCGAAGCTCTATCCGGATCTGGGCGCGATGATGCGGCGGCTGGGGTCCACCCAGGTGCGCAACAGCGGCACGATCGGTGGCAACATCGCCAACGGCTCGCCGATCGGCGACATGCCGCCGGCCCTGATCGCGGCGGGCGCGACCCTGGTCCTGCGCCGGGGCGACCAGCGGCGCGAGATGGCGCTGGAGGATTTCTTCCTCGACTACGGCAAGCAGGACCGCCGGCCGGGCGAGTTCGTCGAGGCGGTGTTCGCGCCGAAACTTCCCGATGGCCGGATCTTCAAGGTCTTCAAGCTGTCCAAGCGCTTCGACCAGGACATCTCGGCGGTGTGCGGGGCGTTCTCGTTGGCGGTGGAGGGCGGCGTTGTCACCGACGCCCGCATCGCGTTCGGCGGCATGGCCGGCACACCCAAGCGGGCCAAGGCCTGCGAGGCGGCGCTGGTCGGCCGACCTTGGACCGAGGCCACGGTCGAGGCGGCGATGATCGCGCTCGACAGCGACTACAAGCCGATGAGCGACATGCGCGCCTCGTCAGCCTACCGGTCGCTGACGGCGAGGAATATGCTGCGCAAGGTGTTCCTGGAGAGCCAGGACCCCAGCGCGGAAACGCGCGTCATGCCGGAGAGCGCCCATGGCTGA